One window of Streptomyces sp. FIT100 genomic DNA carries:
- a CDS encoding FAD-dependent oxidoreductase, which yields MGKPTRRDLLKGTGALGAAAVVVGALGTPARALPRADRDDHADRDDRDDVVDVAVIGAGVSGAYAAWRLLGPEAEDSRILSRLRRRRRGPLDVRLFEGSERIGGRLFSVTPPGMPHLHAELGGMRYLDNQPVVADLVDHLGLRTDLFPVDEPQNLVYLRGHRFTQGQWGDPQAVPYDLPASIRGKSPDDALSSVIETFVPGASTMDHQAWDKIKPTASADGRYLYDTGFWNLLQEAVGQEGWAFLHDGFGYGSVVSNVNGIEAMEASVADFVGSPPPQYRYLLDGYQTVPEELARQFEAEGGTVRLHHQVRRIDRDRADGEDVLVLDLVVWPEGRPLRVRAHHVVLAMPQRSIELLDPDSFLFTSDRFLSDLGAVVPRPASKLFLGYDRPWWEDIGLNAGRSVTDLPLRQTYYWGVEGEQAGADPANRNALLLASYNDLRDVEFWNELLTRPHRLAPVAVTRPPRPMDASASGALVDEAQRQLRELHGPDARIPEPTSAYFQDWVQDPYGAAYHFWQVGAKSWEVMPRMRHPLPDANLYVCTDAWSTGQGWVYGALSQAELVLEEHFGLPRPPWLSPGTYLGA from the coding sequence ATGGGCAAACCAACGCGCCGTGATCTGCTCAAGGGGACCGGGGCTCTCGGCGCCGCCGCCGTCGTCGTCGGCGCGCTCGGGACGCCGGCGCGGGCGCTCCCGCGCGCCGACCGGGACGACCACGCCGACCGGGACGACCGCGACGACGTCGTCGACGTCGCCGTCATCGGTGCCGGGGTGTCCGGGGCGTACGCCGCCTGGCGGCTGCTCGGGCCCGAAGCCGAGGACAGCCGCATCCTGAGCAGGCTTCGACGGCGTCGCCGCGGTCCTCTCGATGTGCGCTTGTTCGAGGGCAGCGAACGCATCGGCGGCCGCCTCTTCTCGGTGACGCCGCCCGGTATGCCGCATCTGCACGCCGAGCTCGGCGGGATGCGCTACCTGGACAACCAGCCCGTCGTGGCCGACCTCGTGGACCATCTCGGGCTGCGGACGGACCTCTTCCCGGTCGACGAGCCGCAGAACCTGGTCTATCTGCGCGGGCACCGCTTCACCCAGGGCCAGTGGGGCGACCCGCAGGCCGTGCCGTACGACCTGCCGGCCTCGATCCGGGGCAAGTCACCGGACGACGCGCTCAGTTCGGTCATCGAGACCTTCGTCCCCGGCGCCTCCACCATGGACCACCAGGCGTGGGACAAGATCAAGCCGACGGCGTCGGCCGACGGCCGGTACCTCTACGACACCGGGTTCTGGAACCTGCTGCAGGAGGCGGTCGGGCAGGAGGGGTGGGCGTTCCTCCACGACGGCTTCGGCTACGGCTCGGTGGTGTCCAACGTCAACGGCATCGAGGCCATGGAGGCGTCGGTGGCCGACTTCGTCGGCTCCCCTCCGCCGCAGTACCGGTACCTGCTCGACGGCTACCAGACGGTGCCCGAGGAACTCGCCCGGCAGTTCGAGGCGGAGGGCGGGACGGTCCGTCTCCACCACCAGGTGCGCCGGATCGACCGGGACCGCGCCGACGGCGAGGACGTGCTGGTCCTCGACCTCGTCGTCTGGCCCGAGGGCCGGCCGCTCCGGGTCCGGGCTCACCATGTCGTCCTGGCGATGCCCCAGCGCTCGATCGAGCTGCTGGACCCGGACTCCTTCCTCTTCACCAGCGACCGGTTCCTGTCCGACCTCGGCGCCGTCGTCCCGAGGCCGGCCTCCAAGCTCTTCCTCGGCTACGACCGGCCGTGGTGGGAGGACATCGGCCTGAACGCCGGCCGTTCGGTGACGGACCTGCCGCTGCGCCAGACGTACTACTGGGGTGTGGAGGGCGAGCAGGCCGGGGCCGACCCCGCCAACCGCAACGCCCTGCTGCTGGCCTCCTACAACGACCTGCGTGACGTGGAGTTCTGGAACGAGCTGCTGACGCGGCCGCACCGGCTCGCCCCGGTGGCCGTGACCCGGCCGCCGCGCCCGATGGACGCCTCGGCGTCGGGAGCGCTGGTCGACGAGGCACAGCGCCAACTGCGCGAGCTGCACGGCCCGGACGCCCGTATCCCCGAGCCGACGTCGGCCTACTTCCAGGACTGGGTGCAGGACCCGTACGGGGCCGCCTACCACTTCTGGCAGGTGGGGGCGAAGAGCTGGGAGGTCATGCCGCGGATGCGCCACCCGCTCCCCGACGCCAACCTGTACGTCTGCACAGACGCCTGGTCCACCGGGCAGGGCTGGGTCTACGGCGCCCTCTCCCAGGCCGAGCTGGTGCTTGAGGAGCACTTCGGCCTGCCCCGTCCGCCGTGGCTCTCACCGGGCACCTATCTGGGCGCGTAG
- a CDS encoding SDR family oxidoreductase, protein MTGIADGRVVIVTGAGRGLGRAHALAFAAEGARVVVNDLGVGLDGGGGGSAGPAQAVVDEIRALGGEAVAHGGDVASGEGAASLVAAALDAYGRLDTLVNNAGFLRDRMLVNLDEDAWDAVMRVHLKGHFLPLKHAAAHWRAEAKAGRAPVARVVNTSSGAGLLGSVGQGNYSAAKAGVVGLTLVAAAELARYGVQVNAVAPAARTRMTERTFADTMAAPSSAGAFDAMAPGNVSPLVVWLGSAAPEGVTGRVFEAEAGRIAVMEGWRTGPSADKGARWTPAEAGEATLKLLAASEPPGRVHGA, encoded by the coding sequence ATGACCGGGATCGCCGACGGCCGCGTCGTGATCGTGACAGGCGCCGGGCGGGGACTGGGCAGGGCGCACGCCCTCGCCTTCGCCGCCGAGGGCGCGAGGGTGGTCGTCAACGACCTCGGCGTGGGCCTGGACGGGGGCGGCGGCGGATCGGCGGGGCCCGCACAGGCCGTCGTCGACGAGATCCGTGCGCTCGGCGGCGAGGCGGTGGCACACGGCGGGGACGTGGCGTCCGGCGAGGGCGCGGCCTCACTGGTCGCGGCCGCGCTCGACGCCTACGGGCGGCTCGACACCCTCGTCAACAACGCGGGGTTCCTGCGCGACCGGATGCTGGTCAACCTCGACGAGGACGCCTGGGACGCGGTGATGCGCGTGCATCTCAAGGGCCACTTCCTGCCGTTGAAACACGCGGCGGCACACTGGCGGGCCGAGGCGAAGGCGGGCCGCGCTCCGGTCGCGCGGGTCGTCAACACCTCGTCGGGCGCGGGCCTGCTCGGCTCGGTCGGCCAGGGCAACTACAGCGCGGCGAAGGCGGGCGTCGTGGGCCTGACACTGGTCGCGGCGGCCGAACTGGCCCGCTACGGCGTCCAGGTCAACGCGGTCGCCCCGGCGGCGCGGACCCGTATGACCGAACGGACCTTCGCGGACACGATGGCGGCGCCCTCGTCGGCCGGGGCCTTCGACGCGATGGCCCCCGGGAACGTCTCCCCGCTGGTCGTCTGGCTGGGCTCGGCGGCGCCGGAGGGCGTGACGGGCCGTGTCTTCGAGGCGGAGGCGGGCCGCATCGCGGTGATGGAGGGCTGGCGCACGGGCCCCTCGGCGGACAAGGGCGCGCGCTGGACACCCGCGGAGGCGGGCGAGGCGACCCTGAAACTCCTGGCCGCGTCCGAACCGCCGGGGCGGGTGCACGGGGCGTAG
- a CDS encoding SDR family oxidoreductase, which translates to MELDGRVAVVTGGTRGVGAGIARAFLAAGAEVVVCARRPPDATLVSGGRAAAYVPVDLRDAAAVTDLFAEVGRRYGRLDTLVNNAGGTPYRPLGECAAERHARVVELNLVAPMTASLAAYGLLRAARGSVVMIGSVSGTRPSPGTAAYGAAKAGLENLARSMAVEWAPEVRVNTLVLGMVRTELSHLHYGDEDGLAAVGGTVPLGRLAEPDEVGAAAVFLASERAGYVSGASLLVHGGGERPAFLAAARVER; encoded by the coding sequence ATGGAGCTGGACGGGAGGGTCGCCGTCGTCACCGGCGGAACGCGCGGCGTCGGCGCGGGGATCGCGCGGGCGTTCCTCGCCGCCGGGGCGGAGGTCGTCGTCTGCGCCCGCCGGCCGCCGGACGCGACGCTCGTCTCCGGCGGGCGGGCCGCCGCGTACGTCCCCGTCGACCTGCGCGACGCGGCGGCCGTCACGGACCTCTTCGCCGAGGTCGGGCGCCGCTACGGGCGCCTTGACACGCTCGTCAACAACGCGGGCGGAACGCCGTACCGGCCGCTGGGGGAGTGCGCGGCCGAGCGGCACGCGCGGGTGGTGGAGCTCAACCTCGTCGCGCCGATGACCGCGTCCCTCGCCGCGTACGGGCTGCTGCGCGCGGCGCGCGGCTCGGTCGTGATGATCGGCAGCGTGAGCGGCACGCGTCCCTCGCCGGGAACGGCCGCCTACGGGGCGGCGAAGGCGGGGCTGGAGAACCTGGCGCGGTCGATGGCGGTCGAGTGGGCGCCGGAGGTGCGGGTGAACACGCTCGTGCTCGGGATGGTGCGCACGGAGCTGTCGCATCTGCACTACGGCGACGAGGACGGGCTCGCGGCGGTCGGGGGCACGGTGCCGCTCGGCCGGCTCGCCGAGCCGGACGAGGTCGGGGCCGCCGCGGTGTTCCTGGCGTCGGAGCGGGCGGGATATGTGAGCGGGGCGTCGCTGCTGGTGCACGGAGGCGGGGAGCGGCCGGCGTTCCTGGCCGCCGCGCGGGTGGAACGGTGA
- a CDS encoding enoyl-CoA hydratase family protein — protein sequence MGVSTSGPEKGISVVAVDFPPVNALPVQGWYDLADAVRAAGRDREIRCVVLTAVGRGFNAGVDIKELQRDPGHEALIGANRGCQEAFAAVYECEVPVVAAVQGHCLGGGIGLVGNADVIVASDDATFGLPELDRGALGAATHLARLVPQHLMRALYYTSRTVTAAELHAHGSVWKVVPRARLDAAALELAREIARKDGHLVRLAKAAINGIDPVDVRRSYRFEQGFTFEAALSGTADRVRDTFGSQGKDRQGKDSPGKDRQGRDSQGKDRQGRDSQGKEETSG from the coding sequence ATGGGTGTCTCCACCTCCGGCCCGGAGAAGGGCATTTCCGTCGTCGCCGTCGACTTCCCGCCCGTCAACGCCCTGCCCGTGCAGGGCTGGTACGACCTCGCGGACGCCGTCCGCGCCGCCGGCCGCGACCGGGAGATCCGCTGTGTCGTCCTGACCGCCGTCGGCCGGGGCTTCAACGCGGGTGTCGACATCAAGGAGTTGCAGCGCGACCCGGGTCACGAGGCGCTGATCGGCGCCAACCGCGGCTGCCAGGAGGCGTTCGCCGCGGTGTACGAGTGCGAGGTCCCGGTCGTCGCGGCGGTGCAGGGCCACTGCCTGGGCGGCGGGATCGGTCTGGTCGGGAACGCGGACGTGATCGTCGCGTCCGACGACGCCACCTTCGGGCTGCCGGAGCTGGACCGCGGCGCGCTCGGCGCCGCCACGCACCTCGCCCGGCTCGTGCCGCAGCATCTGATGCGCGCCCTCTACTACACCTCGCGCACGGTCACGGCCGCCGAACTCCACGCCCACGGCTCGGTCTGGAAGGTCGTCCCGCGCGCCCGGCTCGACGCGGCGGCCCTGGAGCTGGCCCGTGAGATCGCCCGCAAGGACGGGCATCTCGTCCGGCTGGCCAAGGCGGCCATCAACGGCATCGACCCCGTCGACGTACGCCGCAGCTACCGCTTCGAGCAGGGCTTCACCTTCGAGGCGGCCCTCAGCGGGACGGCCGACCGCGTCCGCGACACTTTCGGCAGTCAGGGCAAGGACAGGCAGGGCAAGGACAGCCCGGGCAAGGACAGGCAGGGCAGGGACAGCCAGGGCAAGGACAGGCAGGGCAGGGACAGCCAGGGCAAGGAGGAGACGAGTGGCTGA
- a CDS encoding CoA transferase subunit A, translating to MADKTMSVDDAVGRLRSGMTLGIGGWGSRRKPMALVRAILRTGLTDLTVVSYGGPDVGLLAAAGRVRRLVAPFATLDSIPLEPHFRAARERAAFAMTELDEAMFMWGLHAAANRLPFLPVRAGLGSDVMRVNPELRTVRSPYEDGEEFVAVPALRMDAALVHMNRADRLGNGQYLGPDPYFDDLFCEAADEAYVSCEQLVGTAELTKDAAPQTLLISRHSVTGVVETPNGAHFTSCVPDYGRDEAFQKLYATTPWEEFAGRFLSGASERAYQSAVQTWHEEQR from the coding sequence GTGGCTGACAAGACCATGTCCGTCGACGACGCCGTCGGACGGCTGCGCAGCGGCATGACCCTCGGCATCGGCGGCTGGGGCTCGCGCCGCAAGCCGATGGCCCTGGTCAGGGCGATCCTCCGGACGGGCCTGACGGATCTGACCGTCGTCTCGTACGGCGGCCCGGACGTCGGGCTGCTCGCCGCCGCGGGCCGTGTCCGCAGGCTCGTCGCGCCGTTCGCGACGCTCGACTCGATCCCCCTGGAGCCGCACTTCCGCGCCGCACGTGAGCGCGCCGCCTTCGCGATGACCGAGCTCGACGAGGCCATGTTCATGTGGGGGCTGCACGCCGCCGCGAACCGGCTGCCGTTCCTGCCGGTGCGGGCCGGGCTCGGCTCGGACGTCATGCGGGTCAACCCGGAGCTGCGGACGGTGCGGTCCCCGTACGAGGACGGCGAGGAGTTCGTCGCCGTGCCGGCCCTGCGGATGGACGCCGCGCTCGTCCACATGAACCGCGCCGACCGGCTCGGCAACGGCCAGTACCTGGGCCCCGACCCGTACTTCGACGACCTCTTCTGCGAGGCGGCCGACGAGGCGTACGTCTCGTGCGAGCAGCTCGTCGGGACGGCCGAGCTGACGAAGGACGCCGCCCCGCAGACCCTGCTGATCAGCCGGCACAGCGTGACGGGCGTCGTCGAGACGCCGAACGGCGCGCACTTCACCTCCTGCGTGCCCGACTACGGCAGGGACGAGGCGTTCCAGAAGCTGTACGCGACCACGCCGTGGGAGGAGTTCGCCGGGCGGTTCCTGTCCGGCGCGAGCGAGCGCGCCTACCAGTCCGCCGTCCAGACCTGGCACGAGGAGCAGCGGTGA
- a CDS encoding CoA-transferase subunit beta yields MISRAEYCVVACAEAWRDNGEVLASPMGLIPSIGARLARRTFSPDLLLTDGEAMLVGLDGTVEGWLPYRRHLTMVTGGRRHVMMGASQIDRHGNQNISCIGDWARPARQLLGVRGAPVNTLNNPVSYWIPRHSRRVFVEKVDMVSGVGHDRAAGARFHRIPRVVSDLGVFDFATPDRSMRLASVHPGVTVEQVREATGFALVIDDDVPCTREPSAAELRLIREVLDPDGLREREVRA; encoded by the coding sequence GTGATCAGTCGCGCGGAGTACTGCGTCGTCGCCTGCGCCGAGGCGTGGCGCGACAACGGCGAGGTGCTGGCCAGCCCGATGGGGCTGATCCCCTCCATCGGCGCACGTCTCGCCAGGCGGACCTTCTCGCCCGACCTGCTGCTGACGGACGGCGAGGCGATGCTCGTCGGGCTCGACGGCACGGTCGAGGGCTGGCTGCCGTACCGCCGCCATCTGACGATGGTGACCGGCGGCCGGCGCCACGTCATGATGGGCGCGAGCCAGATCGACCGGCACGGCAACCAGAACATCTCCTGCATCGGCGACTGGGCCCGGCCGGCGCGGCAGCTCCTCGGGGTGCGCGGCGCCCCGGTCAACACCCTCAACAATCCGGTGAGTTACTGGATCCCCCGGCACTCCCGGCGGGTCTTCGTCGAGAAGGTCGACATGGTCAGCGGCGTCGGCCACGACCGTGCGGCGGGGGCGCGCTTCCACCGGATCCCACGGGTCGTCAGCGACCTCGGGGTCTTCGACTTCGCGACTCCGGACCGGTCCATGCGGCTGGCGTCGGTGCATCCGGGGGTGACGGTCGAGCAGGTGCGGGAGGCGACCGGCTTCGCGCTGGTCATCGATGACGACGTCCCGTGCACACGGGAGCCGAGCGCCGCGGAGCTGCGGCTGATCCGCGAGGTCCTCGACCCGGACGGGCTGCGCGAGCGCGAGGTCAGGGCCTGA
- a CDS encoding nitronate monooxygenase family protein, whose translation MGTALTGLVGVRHPLVQTGMGWVAGPRLVSATADAGALGILASATMTPGQLREAVREVRSRTDEPFGVNLRADAGDARERVRIIVEEGVRVASFALAPSRELIAELKDAGVVVIPSVGARRHAEKVAAWGADAVIVQGGEGGGHTGDTATTVLLPQVVDAVDIPVVAAGGFHDGRGLVAALAYGAAGIAMGTRFLLTSDSTVPDAVKARYLAASVRDVTVTTAVDGLPHRMLRTDLVEALERSGRVRALLHALRRAAGFRRLSGQSWAAMVRDGLAMKHGKDLSWSQVLLAANTPVLLKAAMVDGRTDLGVMASGQVAGVIEDLPSCAELVGRVMAEAEQVLRALPATGCPGHGTG comes from the coding sequence ATCGGGACGGCGCTGACCGGGCTCGTCGGGGTCAGGCACCCCCTCGTCCAGACCGGCATGGGCTGGGTCGCGGGTCCCCGTCTGGTCTCCGCGACGGCCGACGCGGGCGCGCTCGGGATCCTCGCCTCCGCGACGATGACCCCCGGGCAGCTCCGGGAGGCCGTGCGCGAGGTCAGGTCCCGTACGGACGAGCCCTTCGGGGTCAATCTGCGCGCGGACGCCGGGGACGCGCGGGAGCGGGTGCGGATCATCGTCGAGGAGGGCGTACGGGTCGCCTCCTTCGCTCTCGCACCGTCGCGCGAGCTGATCGCGGAGCTCAAGGACGCGGGCGTCGTCGTCATCCCCTCCGTCGGGGCACGGCGGCACGCCGAGAAGGTCGCGGCGTGGGGCGCGGACGCGGTGATCGTGCAGGGCGGCGAGGGCGGCGGGCACACCGGGGACACCGCCACGACCGTGCTGCTGCCGCAGGTCGTGGACGCGGTGGACATCCCGGTGGTCGCGGCGGGCGGCTTCCACGACGGGCGGGGCCTGGTGGCGGCGCTCGCGTACGGGGCGGCGGGGATCGCGATGGGGACCCGCTTCCTGCTCACGTCGGACTCGACGGTGCCGGACGCCGTCAAGGCCCGCTATCTCGCCGCGTCCGTCAGGGACGTCACGGTGACGACGGCCGTCGACGGGCTCCCGCACCGCATGCTCCGCACGGACCTCGTCGAGGCGCTCGAACGTTCCGGCCGCGTCCGGGCCCTGCTGCACGCGCTGCGCCGTGCGGCCGGTTTCCGGAGGCTCTCGGGCCAGTCGTGGGCGGCGATGGTCCGCGACGGGCTCGCGATGAAGCACGGCAAGGACCTGTCCTGGAGCCAGGTGCTGCTCGCCGCGAACACCCCCGTGCTGTTGAAGGCGGCCATGGTCGACGGCCGCACCGACCTCGGCGTGATGGCGTCCGGGCAGGTGGCGGGGGTGATCGAGGACCTGCCCAGCTGCGCGGAGCTCGTCGGGCGGGTGATGGCGGAGGCGGAGCAGGTGCTGCGGGCCCTGCCGGCCACGGGATGCCCGGGGCACGGCACGGGGTGA
- a CDS encoding DEAD/DEAH box helicase → MTRSHSERPARPARRRPAQRTANQAATPPAKRPAKGSGGGRPVTRPQEFTLPESSTPALPAVASFGELELPAALLKTLTAQGVTEPFPIQAATLPNSLAGRDVLGRGRTGSGKTLSFGLALLARTAGRRAEPGVPLALVLVPTRELAQQVTDALTPYATAVNLRLATVVGGMSITRQAAALRRGAEVLVATPGRLKDLIERGDCRLDQVAITVLDEADQMADMGFLPQVTALLKQVEPDGQRMLFSATLDRNVDRLVRGFLADPVVHSVDPSAGAVTTMDHHVLYIADETDKKAVTTRIAARDGRVILFLDTKRSVDRLVKRLLASGVRAGGLHGGRTQPQRNRTLDQFKNGQVTALVATNVAARGIHIDDLDLVVNVDPPMDHKDYLHRGGRTARAGESGSVVTLVLPEQKREMTRLMSDAGISPQTARIKSSDDELARLTGAREPSGVAVTIEVPQPPQQPSGQSRPKRQRARSGGAGSGSGRRTEGRRTEGRRAEGRRTESGRTESGRTESGRTEGGRTEGGRADAGRSQAGRTQAGRGRSRGRASGGAKGGAGGLRATAQ, encoded by the coding sequence ATGACTCGCTCCCACTCCGAACGTCCCGCACGTCCCGCGCGCAGGCGACCGGCGCAGCGCACCGCGAACCAGGCCGCGACCCCGCCCGCGAAGCGGCCGGCGAAGGGCTCCGGCGGTGGGCGCCCTGTCACGCGTCCGCAGGAGTTCACCCTGCCGGAATCCAGCACGCCCGCCCTGCCCGCCGTGGCGTCGTTCGGTGAGCTGGAGCTGCCCGCGGCCCTGCTGAAGACCCTCACCGCCCAGGGCGTGACCGAGCCCTTCCCGATCCAGGCGGCCACCCTGCCGAACTCCCTCGCGGGACGCGACGTCCTCGGCCGCGGGCGGACCGGCTCCGGCAAGACCCTCTCCTTCGGCCTCGCGCTGCTCGCCCGCACCGCCGGGCGGCGTGCCGAGCCCGGTGTGCCGCTCGCCCTGGTGCTCGTGCCCACCCGTGAGCTCGCACAGCAGGTCACCGACGCCCTCACCCCCTACGCGACCGCCGTGAACCTGCGGCTGGCCACGGTCGTCGGCGGAATGTCGATCACCAGGCAGGCGGCCGCGCTGAGGCGCGGCGCCGAGGTCCTGGTGGCGACGCCCGGACGGCTCAAGGACCTCATCGAGCGCGGTGACTGCCGGCTGGACCAGGTGGCGATCACGGTTCTGGACGAGGCCGACCAGATGGCCGACATGGGCTTCCTGCCGCAGGTCACGGCGTTGCTGAAGCAGGTTGAGCCGGACGGGCAGCGGATGCTGTTCTCGGCGACCCTGGACCGGAACGTCGACCGGCTCGTCCGGGGCTTCCTGGCCGACCCCGTCGTGCACTCGGTCGACCCCTCCGCGGGCGCCGTGACCACGATGGACCACCACGTCCTGTACATCGCCGACGAGACGGACAAGAAGGCGGTCACCACCCGTATAGCGGCCCGCGACGGCCGGGTGATCCTCTTCCTGGACACCAAGCGGTCCGTGGACCGGCTGGTCAAGCGGCTGCTCGCCAGCGGCGTACGAGCCGGGGGCCTGCACGGCGGCCGTACGCAGCCGCAGCGCAACCGCACCCTCGACCAGTTCAAGAACGGGCAGGTCACCGCGTTGGTGGCGACCAATGTGGCGGCGCGCGGCATCCACATCGACGACCTGGACCTCGTCGTTAACGTCGATCCGCCGATGGACCACAAGGACTATCTGCACCGGGGCGGGCGCACCGCGCGGGCCGGCGAGTCGGGCAGTGTCGTCACCCTCGTACTGCCCGAGCAGAAGCGGGAGATGACCCGGCTCATGTCGGACGCCGGCATCAGCCCGCAGACGGCCAGGATCAAGTCCAGCGACGACGAACTGGCCCGGCTGACCGGGGCGCGCGAGCCGTCCGGTGTGGCCGTCACCATCGAGGTGCCGCAGCCGCCGCAGCAGCCCTCGGGGCAGTCGCGCCCGAAGCGCCAGCGCGCCCGGAGCGGTGGTGCCGGGTCCGGGTCCGGCCGCCGCACCGAGGGCCGTCGCACCGAGGGCCGCCGGGCCGAGGGCAGGCGCACCGAGAGCGGACGTACGGAGAGCGGACGTACGGAGAGCGGACGTACGGAGGGCGGACGTACCGAGGGCGGCCGCGCGGACGCCGGACGTTCCCAGGCCGGACGCACCCAGGCGGGCCGCGGGCGCTCGCGCGGGCGCGCGTCCGGCGGCGCCAAGGGCGGGGCCGGGGGCCTCAGGGCCACCGCCCAGTAG
- a CDS encoding cold-shock protein: MATGTVKWFNAEKGFGFIQQDGGGADVFAHYSNIATQGFRELQEGQKVTFDVTQGQKGPQAENIVPA; the protein is encoded by the coding sequence ATGGCCACCGGAACCGTGAAGTGGTTCAACGCCGAAAAGGGCTTCGGCTTCATCCAGCAGGACGGCGGCGGCGCCGACGTCTTCGCCCACTACTCGAACATCGCCACCCAGGGCTTCCGTGAGCTCCAGGAGGGCCAGAAGGTCACCTTCGACGTCACGCAGGGCCAGAAGGGCCCGCAGGCGGAGAACATCGTCCCGGCCTGA
- a CDS encoding acetyl-CoA C-acetyltransferase — protein sequence MGEAYIVEAVRTPVGRRRGGLAAVHPADLGAHVLKVLVERSGIDPAAVEDVVLGCLDTVGPQAGDIARTCWLAAGLPEEVPGVTVDRQCGSSQQAVHFAAQGVMSGTQDLVVAGGVQNMSQIPIAFASRQAAEPLGLTEGPFAGSEGWRARYGDAPVNQFHGAELIARKWGISRSAMEEFALRSHRRAIRAIDEGRFERETVAYGDMAVDEGPRRDTSLEKMAALDPVAEGGTITAACSSQVSDGAAAMLLASERAVREHGLIPRARVHHLSVRGEDPIRMLSAPIPATAYALKKTGLTIDDIDLVEINEAFAPVVLAWLKETGADPARVNVNGGAIALGHPLGATGVRLMTTLLHELERTGGRLGLQTMCEGGGQANVTIIERL from the coding sequence ATGGGCGAGGCCTACATAGTCGAAGCGGTCCGCACCCCGGTCGGCCGGCGCAGGGGCGGCCTCGCGGCCGTCCACCCGGCCGATCTGGGCGCGCACGTCCTCAAGGTCCTGGTCGAACGGTCCGGGATCGACCCGGCGGCCGTGGAGGACGTCGTCCTCGGCTGCCTGGACACGGTGGGACCGCAGGCGGGTGACATCGCCCGCACCTGCTGGCTGGCGGCCGGGCTGCCCGAGGAGGTGCCCGGCGTCACCGTCGACCGCCAGTGCGGATCGTCCCAGCAGGCGGTGCACTTCGCCGCCCAGGGCGTCATGTCCGGCACCCAGGACCTCGTCGTCGCGGGCGGCGTGCAGAACATGTCCCAGATCCCCATCGCCTTCGCCTCCCGGCAGGCGGCCGAACCGCTCGGGCTGACCGAGGGCCCGTTCGCGGGCAGCGAGGGCTGGCGCGCGCGGTACGGCGACGCACCCGTCAACCAGTTCCACGGCGCCGAACTCATCGCGAGGAAGTGGGGCATCTCCCGGTCCGCCATGGAGGAGTTCGCCCTGCGCTCCCACCGGCGGGCGATCCGCGCGATCGACGAGGGCCGCTTCGAGCGTGAGACGGTCGCGTACGGCGACATGGCCGTCGACGAGGGCCCGCGCCGCGACACGAGTCTGGAGAAGATGGCGGCGCTCGACCCCGTGGCCGAAGGCGGCACCATCACCGCGGCCTGCTCCTCCCAGGTCTCGGACGGCGCGGCAGCGATGCTCCTGGCATCCGAACGGGCGGTACGGGAGCACGGGCTCATCCCGCGCGCCCGCGTCCACCACCTCTCGGTCCGCGGCGAGGACCCCATCCGCATGCTGTCGGCCCCCATCCCCGCGACCGCCTACGCGCTGAAGAAGACCGGCCTCACCATCGACGACATCGACCTCGTCGAGATCAACGAGGCGTTCGCCCCGGTCGTCCTCGCCTGGCTGAAGGAGACCGGCGCCGACCCCGCCCGCGTCAACGTCAACGGCGGCGCCATCGCCCTCGGGCATCCGCTGGGTGCGACGGGGGTGCGGCTGATGACGACGCTGCTGCACGAGCTGGAGCGCACCGGCGGGCGGCTCGGCCTGCAGACGATGTGCGAGGGCGGCGGACAGGCCAACGTGACGATCATCGAGCGGCTCTGA
- a CDS encoding TetR/AcrR family transcriptional regulator, with the protein MTAVPERRRELLDAAAEVFAAQGYSATTVRKIADAAGMLAGSLYYHFDSKESMVDEILSTFLDELWEGYDTVLAAGLGPRETIEALVTESFREIDRHRAAVAIYQREARHLAVQPRFHYLADSQKKFEKAWLGTLERGVAARAFRDDLDIRLTYRFVRDTVWVAASWYRPGGQHSPDEIARQYLSMVLDGISVRH; encoded by the coding sequence ATGACCGCCGTGCCCGAGCGGCGCCGCGAACTGCTCGACGCCGCGGCCGAGGTGTTCGCCGCCCAGGGCTACAGCGCCACCACCGTCCGCAAGATCGCGGACGCCGCGGGGATGCTCGCGGGCAGCCTCTACTACCACTTCGATTCCAAGGAATCGATGGTCGACGAGATCCTCTCCACCTTCCTCGACGAGCTGTGGGAGGGGTACGACACCGTCCTCGCCGCCGGGCTGGGGCCGCGCGAGACGATCGAGGCGCTCGTCACCGAGTCGTTCCGGGAGATCGACCGGCACCGCGCCGCCGTCGCGATCTACCAGAGGGAGGCCCGGCACCTCGCCGTCCAGCCGCGCTTCCACTATCTCGCCGACTCGCAGAAGAAGTTCGAGAAGGCGTGGCTCGGGACGCTGGAGCGCGGGGTCGCCGCCCGCGCCTTCCGCGACGACCTGGACATCCGGCTCACCTACCGGTTCGTCCGCGACACCGTGTGGGTGGCCGCGTCCTGGTACCGGCCGGGCGGACAGCACAGCCCCGACGAGATCGCCCGCCAGTACCTGTCGATGGTGCTGGACGGCATTTCCGTACGTCACTGA